In the genome of Lathyrus oleraceus cultivar Zhongwan6 chromosome 4, CAAS_Psat_ZW6_1.0, whole genome shotgun sequence, the window ATCGCCCTCAGTTGatctctgtctggagccatgtccatgttgtacttgtattgccTTACGAAAGCCTCATCGAGGTCATTGAAAGTGCGCACAGAGCCACAGTCAAGACCCATATACCATTTCAAGGCAGCGCCAGACAGgctatcttgaaaataatggatgagtagttggtcGTTGTCGGTATCATAGACAtttttctagcatacatgaccaaATGGCTGAGTGGACAGttattccccttgtacttttcaaagtcagggaccttgaacttcatcggaATCCTTACATTCGGGACCAAAAAGAGCTCAGAGGCtctcttcccaaacaagtccttcCCTCGAAGGGCCTTCATTTCCTTCCTCAAGTCAGAGAACTGGTCTCTCATCTCGTCTAATTTGGCATACACATCCTGGTTCTCAGCGGCCTCGGAATGGTAGATAGTCTCGTCAACACGGACTTGAGGAATGGGAGCTGGAATAGGAACAGAATTAACCACCGGGGGTGGCACCACAGGGAACGGGCTAGATGTCGACTGAGCTTGCGCCTGCGGATGATATCCTTCGGGCATGAAATTATGGGGCATTCCCCAAGGGTAACCGAAAGGCATAACATTGACCGATCGCATAGCAGGGGCTGGTATAGAGGTAGGAGCTACTTCAGGTGCTTGATTGGACGCAGACGCTTGCACATTTACAACTTTCTTTTGAGCTTGGAGCAGAGACTCCACTAGAGTAGATAATCGGCtgacttcttctttgagttctTTGTTCTTGTTCTCTAGTTGTTCGGCCATTGCTTTGACGTTTGCGCGAGTGCGGTATGgatgcgtcagcttgtcttcacaataaatgaagagcaaagagttagaccactgtatcaagagctcggaaccaaaaccggcttatgcatatgatgcatgcaatgctcgtgcatatgcttttgtttttttgtcggaggaactttataaggatctatttgcaaatattttaaaaatattgaactttttgagacatatgtggaatactcatagcaatataatatttggaaactttttacaccaaagaagtagtatagtctcggtaaccaaatacaatacaagagaaatGGAGAATAAACgtcctatggagccctagaagtagccgtctaaagccttcgagatcggaagatacttcacacgaagcttcttcacctctctctcataagttgcttccatgttggccttctccttggcgagctgatcatatctcttcttctaaaacctagacgagtgaggcaggagagaagtaaccacatcatcaaGCTTATCAAcaacctgatgctctagaaactcgatCAATGCATCTTTATCCTTGAgttgctgaagaagctcctcacgtTCACGAACCCAAGCAtgcgaacggtcttcgtctctcaactcctctactccttgattagggagggttgaaggctcaaccataaccataggggtaggtctcggatactcatacggcatgcggtactcgagggctctattccttacccaagaggtgtaaggctccaaagaAACACGATTCCTCGGACCAAGCTtattcctccctttcctatgaaccttgcgccaggcgtggaccatcctatccttcaggttttggggatctttaccctcttgaaagaataagccttccaacgaagtgttgttaggtttatcctttaaggggaacccaagatgacggcgagccaaagcagggttgtagttaattccaccacatgtaccaagaagaggtacattggagaactcaccacaagaatcaataatcttaatgccatcataaacatgattatactaagagatatcatcattagtgagagacatgagtctcgtggaccaccgtagacatcccttgttctccttgaaggcaaacgtctaaggcaagtgtgaaataaaccacttgtacaacagaggcatACAACATACAATtgaaccaccaccctttgcattcctcatatgcaaagagaaataagtgtcacccaacagagtcggaacgggattaagagaaaagaaaatcctaatagcgttcacatccacgaagttgtcgatgttgggaaataacactagcccatagatgaggagtacaaatatggcttcaaaatcttctttactcatggccttcccaaacaaggtagctttggaaatcagaaaatcagacgggagaccttgaattccacccttggtagtcatattggcaacaatgtcggatacctccacatgaagcatgtcagcaatctcttgagaagacggaatcttctccaaaccactgaacaacaatcggtcaagaataggtatacccacatgataagcgtactcctccaatgtaggcaaaagttggaaatccggaaaagtgaagcatcgatacagaggatcgtagaactgcaccaacacactcatcagaccctcatccaccttggtagagagaatagctagaagcttcccatggcgagctttgaactcaAAGGGATCTAATCCATAAGATGTCATACGCCTTAACTCtctcaagtcgggttgtctgaaactatacttcttcgtattccttctttgcttatccatgtctgaaaatttgcaaatagaccttttaagttccttgcaaaaatcttattgttgatgacatgaatgcggatgaatgcatgggtgcatggatgcaacaaacacactcaaggatcaagcaagtcacaccacacagaggtcatgggatggctcaagtcatcgtcaatatcaatcatctatCTTGGTGGATTAGATTTTACACcatatcaacacccaagatccattgattttgaggatatacgagaacatATCGACCgtgaatcacgggtttgttgtgactcacgagcatggagtctcggttaagaaccacccaacgggagtgtactacggtttaaacctgacaatcatgttctaaaaggttcccatagtcatcatcccatctttcggatattatcggataaaacgaccaccaagcatacaagcaattaatatatcaagcaattcatacattacaaacaatacattcatcccaaatttgcataaaaaatatgccacaaataaatataaacatagagcacatacaagcaaaaagtaggctaaacccacggggcttggattccccagcagagtcgccacttttctgtagtggggttttcgttacctttaggtttattgactaaaccaaaagtcaacatacaatttgagtcgctactgcacttttatttatccaaaggaaaggctaaaaagcgaacaaaagccaagtaagaagtttttcaaatcaaaaactaataaaaatgtcaaagatctaGGCAAGGGGGTTGcttatgaaatgggaaggttttacgcacccaaaacatccttagtactctaagggaaccctttttgcaaatatgtgttgtaggttggtatttgtgaaaagatttgtgaaaaagattggagggatgaaaagagaatagattatacttacaaattttattgtttgaatggatgaaaccattgcctacgtaccatcacaaaggaggatcaaaacctcgtagttcgtggtaaaaatttcaaagattggtgaattgattttaatcaaaagccttaaggtcttttgttatcaaagggagaaaactcaacctaaaccaacaatccaccatgcgaggaaggcttcaacatgctagtgaggggttaaccctaaaataagcatggaaggcttataatccaacactaaggatgaggtgagatttacatcaaccactatgataactcaaacctatgactagtgtttttgaaaagagtttaacaagtggccattggaaccacaaaacaacttggaatgagttatatttacaagttgaatttatttacaaaatgaggtcaaagttggattaaagtttatttacaatgagtatttatgaaaatggttttgaaaagtcaaaggcctaaggcctaggtttctaatttgaaataaagtcaaagttttgaaaatgatttttggcttggttagaggggAGAGAggagagaagggctattcctaaagcatacaaagataaaaggggagagataacccttggagttccttttcttggagtcatagagatgactcaagatgctcatttcctttggatttagcataCAAAGTAAGCAATCAAgaatttgaattcaagctcctaggatctccatttggcttggctcttaacttggctactcatggAAATGGTCCTCTTTTCTTAATCTTAAGATGAgattcctatcacacaaaagcacacattaacaagctcacaacataataaaatgaatggacaaaaaataattttgaggagaagtcctttgaggtcaactttgaattttagcattctaaaggcatgaggtctagtttctcttcaacacattttgcattctaaaggcatgaggcctagttgctcttgaactcctttaagcatgggtgaatcctaattctaagtcctttctccttttgtattttggttcacatcaaaataaacacaaaacaacataaaatagcaatatatttatatacaataatgggctcaaatgagcaaaagaaaaatgataTAAACgtaaaatatgtgctcaagtgagcaaaaatgaaaatcaagatgaattatgagcaagaaataaatgaaatttaaagtaaatgacaagaatttaaaatctcaaattaaacttagtagttagtagagttatgttagcttgtcataagacaatgtagcgctatgttaagcaatcgtaagtagactaatatagtagccacacctatttgaggtcggtcaataagaatataggcaaagaacacaagttagaggtcatgactagtaatccaagctccataaacttgccatgccaaacaagaggggaagggccttgtattgacttttggttatttgcttgaccaagaagtaatttatctttgacacaaaataactcacttgatcatggatcaagttgagtttggtttggatcaaagaagattaaacttctatttgtcaagaccaacctcaagactttaactcagtggccattgagggaaagaaaaggatgaagatgaaagggaagggggtaagaagacaacaaccaatcccaattgatcaagggataactcatccttgatcaaattcattcatctctctaggtgatgatccttaaggattctcaaaccacaagatccaatgaatttgatcaaagttgaatcaattcaaccttgatcaacaccaaaccgaagaggaatgaatataacaagtcaagaagtcaataatattttttggtgatttttgaattaaaagaaaataaaaataaaaaacaaacaaacaaagttaaacctcaaattcaattcaaaacaacttcaataagtccaattaaattttcataggttcaacatagtcaaacaaagtttgactaattttctcacaaatttttaaaaccagaaagcaattaaaatccattaaaaacaaccaaaaatagcataatatgaattaaaatctcaaataatctcaaaacaaacaagaaattgttaaGACTATTTTTCCctgacttatcatgatccatagatgctatgaaaatatttttgtatttttctaaagtcataaagtattttaaaatgaattaaaatcattaaaaaacccaataattcatgaaaaatatcaaatgaggtCACAAAAATGATTAATAATCATAagatgaaactagatttttcaagtAAAATTTTAAAGTTGGTTtcatatttttctgacctcaTATGATTTTTTTACgaattattgaaaatagaatgaattaaaagaaaataaagagaaaatgaaataaagcgAAAAAAGCTGAGCCACTGGATCCGTCTCATTAAACGATGTGGCGTGTTACACGGCCTGGATCTAAGGGTGCATGATGTACTCAAGTCAGCAGCGaaacacaatgaattaaaaaaaaGTAATTAGAATGGATGCACGAGATTAGATCGTGAGGGAGGGATCCAATGGCTGTGATCAgtacacgtggtggtggtggtttccaccaccatcttctccgatcaACCAAACAGACTCCGGCCAGAAATTGCAGGAAAGTAAATCTCttcaaaaatgaaaaacaagggcATGAAAATGAAGCTtatgtgatgtagatcatcactgtaccattagattcctctcactcttcctatattgagagaaaaatgaaggagaaaatcatggtgtccacacggattgatcttgaaatggaaaattaaacgcaccaaaagcttgcctcaagtatgaggacttcagagagccacaaaaacacaagaatactacattgaatcgtgagtttcagatccaaacagtttgagcTTATACCTTCAAAAATGGTGAGTTTCTGGTTACGAATCCTTCAAGCTTTTTGCTCCTTTTTGATCTTTGAATatagggaagatgattggctaaggaatctagctttcAAACTCAACTAATGctgctgaatttcaagctcgaaaatattgAAAATGGTGAGTGATTACTTTGGTGAGGGTTGTGGATTCAGTTCAGCAGCATGTGGGATCTCCAAAGGGTTCTGAAATGAAGGAGAGGAAGCCCTTATTTATAGGTAAATGCATTTGAtcatcacactttgctcatgtgcatgggaattacaattttgaatgcatgggcctttatggacgtgtgagaggcccatgaatggTTGAAGGGACCTGCTGAGCTCCTATGGAAAGCATGTGGTCGTGCACATGGAATGGAAAAGGCTTGCATCTCAAGTTTtaacataaaatatcaaaaatacacataaatgaagaaaaaattgaaaatctcaaatggtagatccaaatgactattgtgagtaatggttggaaagctcttgaaataaggaataaaaataatgttgggaaaaaaaccatttgacatgtgaaaattgatcaaaTCTGGCTTGGAAAGCTCAGATGTAAAACATGTTCaattcattttgaaaaagtcaaccaaaagtaagcttggtTAAACCCCTCTTACGTCATtataaaagcttcaaatgaaacaatatccaacatcaaagttgtatatcttttcaagatagTCAATTTAGACTCAGATTTTttatcatttggattttttatgacAAAGTTATaggcatttgaagttgggtactttttcaaattcaatgaattaggtcaaagatgacctataatgttttgcaatggaacatgtatttcctttaggattatgaaattttgtccaacataacattttaattatacatctcaatatttccaatgcctttggtcccaccttaaaatcataaaaattgagaaagttattcccttggcaagttgacccagAATTAGGGTTTAAATCAAAATAACCTATAgttttttgaaatgaatgatgaccttacaagcttcaaatggattttaGATGAACATTAgagttgttcatatggttcttaggaacattttttcttttgaggtaatcttcatttgacaaacacatcaaaaggttatagctcattgaacctcaacttagttagatgacttgactggtcaacttttcaaagtcaaacttccaatcttgatgaataaatgattgaggggcctcaaataggctcatacatgcataaaatgataaatgaaagaacttccctttgttaaatttgatcataggttgagattgcttcatgggcaaggcatagtcaaggcatagtgaaattagggtttccttgggaaacaatcttcaagccctttgggttatcttgatcaaattggaaaattgagatacttggtagacatatatgataattaggaactttgtggaccattgtcatgctttttctcatcttcatctagccattgcattgggcttaggagcctcctagggGCATTGTGgggcacatgatcacttgagcttcaaaataaaaagagttaGTGGCATATATTTGTGCTcttggttagtaatcaaataataaaagcaataCAATACAAGtattcttggtgatctcaaatcactcacacaagtcccaaccctagggttaaagagccaaacatgctatgatccttgaggcaatgcacttatgcaataacatgatgccatgagggatcttagggtcaaaattagggtcttaaaatgggtttggggttgcaggttcaaagcttgggcatgaggtccttaattctgagcaatgagggtcttatttataggccatgagattgatttccacacacttccaattttggcaaatttTGAGTAATTCCTTTCCATGCTTGCTTGGGCGTGGGGTATGCCCATTAAATGATGCAATCTGATCCAAAATTAAGTGAAAGTCATGCTGAATTcatgttggaaggccatgcaattgtgtatgaaaagtggaagtggaaaacatccaaatggtccttcaacttacacccatgcgcaagtccttcattctttggccaaatgaggtgatcttggactttttggaaaggtgagttcaaggggaacaactttcatgtttaacactctttaatttgaagcttggatcatgactaattttgaggtggaagtttggcaaatcaaacatatttgaaaattttcgaagtcccaagtcaaatgttcacttcttccaccttaaataactttttctatggacttcaaatgagaaaggtcccttcatcaaagttttatacctttcaaacctattaaatttggtcataaatttgacctcatttggatttggcatgaaggcgttatgcattttagaagttgaggaaaatcacttgttcaatggcattggcccaaaatgacctataatgtttcctcttggaacatgcattgGTAAGTTGAGTTTGAgcttcctccaaacataaaagttaaagtagacatctttaatttgatcatggaatttaaatggatttcatctcataaaaattgagcaagttatggtcttgtgaagttgacctctaaattagggttcagacaaaatgacctataatctttcaccataaaaaatgacttttcgagcaaaactagctctagaattcaacgtgaaagttgtttggaatgtcagttttagtaacatttctcttggaatcattttcatatgacaacaattgtaggagatagggtctagggcaccccagttttgactagttgactttctctggtcaaccaccatgaaccatcttgctagcttgacattatcttgacttttgggattcatggaggatcatatatgtgtaggatgatttaatgtgaagtatcctttgaaatatttgatcaattgttgaagaaacttgttgaagaagtcacacaagatacccagatgaattagggtttccaaggcaaacaaactccaaactcttgatgatttccTGATCAAAATAACATTGGAAGATAATGGGGctccatatatgatgcttagagccaatgtgaaccatttcttgattacactccttgcactgagggtcttaaaccctagatataagcttgatagAACATAagtgagcatacacactacctacaaaagcaaaaaactatacattgacattttgtttttgatattttggtcagtaaataatgaaaaacaaagtatggtacaatcaaatgtgcttggtgatctcttctaatgcaaacccaataaatgagggtttgggaggatgccaaggtgtgatcccaatgccaatgcatatgatgagatatcatgagggatctagggtcaaaattggggtcttacagcttcccctatttaagcatgttctagctgaggagatgaagggtaaaatctttgtatcgactcagtagaatggacttaaataacaacatataagcaaactttggtccctaagagacctcatgatgcatatgatatgaaatgttagaaataatctctgtggggaaaatgttgccacaaaggaaaagaatccggagagactgaaagtccgtaggagcataatgcattcccTAAGGAAAACACATTGGGAAGACAAAAACTCTAAGGGATAAAAAGTTGTGAGTATtccaggctacgacttaaaactgctaCGGGACACGaaggattccatgaaaataaatcaatggaaagacttaGTCGGGGATATAGGAAAATTCCGCAgggggaaacgggtaaatcaggacaaaactgaaatactcgatcCAAATAGGGGACGacgatttcactgaggaaatacgcactcaaactcgaCTGGGGGGAAGAATAAACTTCAATACATGAGTAACAGAAGTATATTTACCATTACCGGTCACTtggtaaggagataacataatctgacatagaggacatccgttaccggttagggtaaacatattaAGGATGACTCGCTAAGGGCAACATAAtgtgtattcattaccagttattgggtaagaatagcctgctggggaaaagccaaataggatttacaactaccggttactgggcagaagaccgaaaagagagaatatttgtcactagttaaagtgaacatatcaaggataaacttaaagggaagaatatccgtcatcggttaagatgaacatatcaatgatagactgtcggggaaaagtaggaattacatctatcagttactggatagaataccaatagagagaatatttgtcaccggttaggatgaacatatcaaggatagactccgaggggagaaagtaggatttacaactaccagttactaggtagaagaccgcaaagaggagggaacccatcatcggttaggataaacatatcaaggattaaccctctggggaatgaaataggattacaactacctttttactgggtagaaaaaAAAAGGGggaaaatatccgtcatcggtcaagatgaacatatcaaggatatactacCTGGGGAAACGTAAAACGAATCCACTAGGGAAAATAAGAGAAAGTAGATTACTATTACCGAGTATTGGGTAATAGTAAAGTACTcacaaattgagaagaatattaaCAGTTATTGGGTAATATACTTCCAGGGGAGCAAAAGCATAgatctaggtaagaactagaaagaaacagtcaatcaaagactcgacccaatgaggatataactcaaggggagtggttccatccagataatcgactagggaggaaactgaaataataatcattCACGAAGAAATAACTCAGTagggaatgagaaaggttaaattctttctgcttaagggaggacagacacacca includes:
- the LOC127137443 gene encoding uncharacterized protein LOC127137443, producing the protein MAEQLENKNKELKEEVSRLSTLVESLLQAQKKVVNVQASASNQAPEVAPTSIPAPAMRSVNVMPFGYPWGMPHNFMPEGYHPQAQAQSTSSPFPVVPPPVVNSVPIPAPIPQVRVDETIYHSEAAENQDVYAKLDEMRDQFSDLRKEMKALRGKDLFGKRASELFLVPNVRIPMKFKVPDFEKYKGNNCPLSHLVMYARKMSMIPTTTNYSSIIFKIACLALP